In Humulus lupulus chromosome 7, drHumLupu1.1, whole genome shotgun sequence, the following are encoded in one genomic region:
- the LOC133792486 gene encoding uncharacterized protein LOC133792486, with translation MSLSYGVHMSYAEAWRCREHALAHIRGTPESSFQKLPSFLYMMEQKNPGTVTHLQMDNEGRFKYCFMALGVSIMGFKTYIRPVICVDGTFLTTRCGGTLLCAMGQDVNKQIYPIAFSVVDSENNDSWLYFLLRLKEAIGEVENLVFVFDRHTSIASSLTENFPEAHHGACIHHVSMNIRAKFKTDHFHEEFFLAAKAYRKREFLRHFEKIKFEDLAISQYLENQVGFEKWACSFFPGHRYNLMTTGIAESWNNVIDEARGWPITCLMEFMRHTLQKWFFERRTAASAATGPLSTEVEADLRKLADKSITSFPFPSSQYEIIVLGDDLDGDVDLRRKKCSCRRFDFTGLPYEHALAGARDRGSSPYSLCSRFYTVEAWLSSYGGSVYTLGNEESWVIPNDIGSMMIAPPLVKQKAGRPKKKRRLSKGEKNNKQCRCSRCGVLGHNRVTCTTVCPPPSRHA, from the coding sequence ATGAGTTTATCATATGGAGTTCATATGAGCTATGCTGAAGCTTGGAGGTGTCGAGAGCATGCATTGGCTCACATAAGAGGTACACCAGAATCATCATTTCAGAAACTTCCCTCATTTCTATACATGATGGAGCAAAAAAATCCTGGAACTGTTACTCATTTGCAGATGGACAATGAAGGTAGGTTCAAATATTGCTTCATGGCCTTAGGTGTTTCTATAATGGGGTTTAAAACATATATTCGCCCAGTTATATGTGTAGATGGAACCTTCTTGACTACACGGTGTGGAGGTACTTTGTTATGTGCCATGGGACAAGATGTTAACAAGCAAATATATCCAATTGCATTTTCAGTAGTTGACTCAGAGAATAATGACTCGTGGTTGTATTTTCTACTGAGGTTGAAGGAAGCGATTGGTGAAGTGGAGAATCTAGTATTCGTGTTTGATAGACATACTAGTATAGCAAGTTCCTTGACTGAAAATTTTCCTGAGGCACACCACGGTGCTTGTATACATCATGTTAGCATGAATATCCGTGCGAAGTTCAAAACTGACCATTTCCATGAAGAATTCTTCCTTGCAGCGAAAGCTTATAGAAAGCGAGAGTTTTTACGTCATTTTGAGAAGATTAAATTCGAAGATCTTGCAATTTCTCAATACTTAGAGAATCAAGTGGGTTTTGAAAAGTGGGCTTGTTCTTTCTTTCCTGGTCATCGATATAATTTAATGACTACAGGTATTGCCGAAAGCTGGAATAATGTCATTGATGAGGCAcgtgggtggccaattacttgtcTCATGGAATTTATGAGGCACACTTTACAAAAATGGTTTTTCGAGCGTCGAACCGCAGCATCAGCAGCTACAGGTCCTCTTTCCACAGAAGTGGAAGCTGATTTGCGAAAGTTAGCAGACAAGTCCATTACCTCGTTCCCTTTTCCGTCTAGTCAGTATGAAATAATAGTATTGGGCGATGATCTTGATGGAGATGTCGACCTGAGGAGGAAAAAATGTAGTTGTAGAAGATTTGATTTCACAGGTCTTCCTTATGAACACGCTCTAGCTGGTGCTCGAGATCGTGGCAGTAGTCCATATAGTTTATGCTCCAGATTCTACACAGTTGAAGCGTGGTTGTCATCCTATGGTGGATCTGTATATACGTTGGGTAATGAAGAATCTTGGGTGATACCAAATGACATAGGAAGTATGATGATAGCTCCTCCTTTAGTGAAGCAGAAGGCtggtcgtccaaagaagaaacGACGTTTATCAAAGGGTGAGAAGAATAACAAACAATGTAGATGTAGTAGATGTGGTGTCCTGGGCCACAATCGAGTGACGTGCACCACTGTTTGTCCCCCGCCGTCTAGACATGCTTAG
- the LOC133790061 gene encoding ubiquitin C-terminal hydrolase 13-like yields the protein MDTEISRSTRRVPPAHYLLKVQSYSLLSNSSNGKYDSSPFEAGGYKWRLSFYPNGDKRFNTNNDHISLYLTICETGFLSSEVNVIFILFVYNHMHGNYLTVQAMRRFHEMKKEWGFEQLESLKNFKDLSKGYLFNDSCVFGAEVFVINQTTPNSESLSVFKDEEISNPTYRWEIKELSKMDKSYYYSQEFSSGGAKWYLWIYPEGSGNRNGKSFSMYLMLADGSALSNSIYAECCLRVIDQVNSKHRERSVDYWFSRGGSGRGYGNFMLIEDLYKSSNGYVVKDTLILEVEFLVISQTETSAKPLEFKTAKTK from the exons ATGGACACTG AAATTTCAAGATCTACAAGACGTGTTCCACCAGCTCACTATTTGTTGAAAGTTCAGTCGTACAGCTTGCTATCAAACTCATCAAATGGAAAATACGATAGTTCACCTTTTGAGGCTGGGGGCTACAAATG GAGATTGTCATTTTATCCAAATGGAGACAAAAGGTTCAATACTAACAACGACCACATATCTCTCTACTTGACAATATGTGAGACGGGTTTTCTTTCTAGTGAAGTAAATGTCATCTTCATATTGTTTGTGTATAATCATATGCACGGTAATTACTTAACCGTCCAAG CTATGAGGCGTTTCCATGAGATGAAGAAGGAATGGGGTTTTGAACAACTAGAGTCACTCAAAAATTTCAAAGATTTATCCAAAGGATATCTTTTTAACGACTCTTGTGTATTTGGGGCTGAGGTTTTCGTCATAAATCAGACTACTCCCAACTCCGAATCTCTTTCTGTATTTAAAGATGAAGAAATAAGTAATCCTACTTACCGTTGGGAGATTAAGGAGTTGTCCAAGATGGACAAATCTTATTACTATTCTCAAGAGTTTAGTTCTGGAGGAGCAAAGTG GTATTTATGGATATATCCGGAAGGTAGCGGAAATAGAAACGGAAAATCATTTTCAATGTATTTAATGTTAGCAGATGGTAGCGCTCTAAGCAACTCGATTTATGCTGAATGCTGTCTACGAgtaattgaccaagtcaattcTAAACACAGAGAGCGTTCAG TCGATTATTGGTTTAGTCGTGGTGGAAGTGGTAGGGGTTACGGCAACTTTATGTTAATAGAAGATCTTTATAAATCTTCGAATGGTTACGTTGTGAAGGATACTTTAATTCTGGAAGTTGAGTTCTTGGTCATCTCACAAACTGAAACTTCTGCCAAACCCCTGGAGTTCAAGACAGCCAAGACAAAATAG